From Tripterygium wilfordii isolate XIE 37 chromosome 13, ASM1340144v1, whole genome shotgun sequence, the proteins below share one genomic window:
- the LOC120012567 gene encoding disease resistance protein RUN1-like translates to MAAFFSKPWIHDVFLSFSTDTGNNFTAHLLYALKKAGINSLGNDGENYGSDDLALAIQNSRISIIVFSKNYAASRWCLEQLVKIMECRKTIRRLVLPIFYDVDPSDVRKQNGVYAEAFTKYEQLFVPEKMMEWRAALTDAANLSGWDLRNTADGHEAKFIKIIVGEIMREVNCTYLHVATYPVGIDSRVQDINLLLNVGSDDVRMVGICGMGGIGKTTIAKAVYNQLFHNFEGKSFLANVRETAKQPNWQIRLQKNLLSDILKDGKMKIHSVDMVKEILSQRRVLVILDDVDRLDQLNAVARNRDWFGPGSRVIITSRDEQLLKNMKMDKVYMAKELDDDESIELFSWHAFRKSAPVRDYVELSRGVVNHSGGLPLALEVLGSFLFGSTVVKWRSALERLRRIPHSQIQDKLRVSYDGLSSDKEKDMFLDIACFFIGMNKYYVVQILDGCGFFAESGISLLMQRCLVTVNEDNKLVMHDLLRDMGRDIVRESSPKDPGRRTRLWLHEEVFGVLVKHSLDTKAFSMMQRLRLLRLTDVQFSGGCENFSNELRWLCWRGFPWKFIPNNFYLENLVAMDMRYSNLRRVWNDCKFLGKLKFLNMSHSQFLTHTPDFSKLPNLEMLILKDCKSLVKIHQAIGQLDKLVLVNLKDCKQLKNLPGSFSKLKSLQTLILSGCSRFNKLPEDLGDLESLISLIADDTAIAQVPLSIVRLKNLQKLSLRGCKESPINSLFSLLWSCASSRKNPTPTNLLPASLHGLSSLRELSLVDCNLSNDALPKDIGTLPFLEHLNLGSNCFQYLPDSLSGLANLKTLVLYNCDRLESIPDVPAGLTTLYATQCTSLERTQYLSKCSSLSLLNLSYCDNLVEPPFQDQLKCLSFVYMEECNTFKESVRQVLSLHIFIRLYLLFEHVSCLYLFFCFVTKIPKFVDKSKGFTVCAVYSSNLDNMVSPGGYLTLFNHTKCVRKGENIAFAGHSVSVDHLWQRRCSSQWLDLDLDCEDEVEVFLHVSDKFTIKKIGVGLAYEKDVIITDNEDEVNDDAGAGAGVTDKRRRDGDGDGDGDEAGPSHGWSKRLKYEANVGNEQH, encoded by the exons ATGGCTGCGTTTTTCTCCAAACCATGGATCCACGATGTGTTCTTGAGCTTTAGTACCGACACTGGCAACAACTTCACCGCCCACCTCCTTTATGCGCTAAAAAAGGCCGGTATCAATTCCTTGGGGAATGACGGCGAGAACTATGGAAGTGATGACTTGGCCCTtgcaattcaaaattcaagaatttCAATCATTGTTTTCTCCAAAAACTATGCTGCGTCAAGGTGGTGTCTTGAACAGTTAGTGAAGATCATGGAATGTCGAAAGACGATTAGGCGGTTGGTTCTGCCGATATTCTACGATGTGGATCCTTCCGATGTTCGGAAACAAAATGGGGTTTATGCAGAAGCTTTTACAAAGTACGAACAGCTTTTCGTGCCGGAGAAGATGATGGAGTGGAGGGCGGCATTGACTGATGCAGCCAATTTATCTGGGTGGGATCTAAGGAATACTGCAGATGG CCACGAAGCAAAATTTATCAAGATAATCGTTGGAGAGATTATGAGAGAAGTTAATTGCACTTACTTACATGTGGCCACCTACCCAGTTGGAATAGATTCACGAGTGCAGGATATAAATCTATTGTTGAATGTTGGATCAGATGATGTTCGCATGGTGGGAATCTGCGGAATGGGTGGAATTGGTAAAACAACCATTGCCAAGGCTGTTTACAATCAATTGTTTCATAATTTTGAGGGGAAAAGTTTCCTTGCAAATGTTAGGGAAACAGCTAAGCAGCCAAATTGGCAAATACGTCTGCAGAAAAACCTACTTTCTGATATCCTGAAAGATGGCAAGATGAAAATCCACAGTGTTGATATGGTGAAGGAAATACTCTCTCAAAGAAGGGTCCTTGTAATTCTTGATGATGTAGACCGATTGGACCAACTGAATGCAGTAGCTAGAAATCGTGATTGGTTTGGTCCGGGGAGTAGGGTCATCATCACAAGTAGAGATGAACAATTGTTAAAGAATATGAAAATGGATAAAGTATACATGGCAAAAGAATTGGATGACGATGAATCTATTGAGCTCTTTAGCTGGCATGCCTTTAGGAAAAGTGCCCCTGTCCGAGATTATGTTGAATTATCGAGAGGTGTAGTCAATCATTCAGGAGGACTGCCGCTAGCTCTTGAAGTTCTTGGGTCATTTTTGTTTGGTAGTACAGTAGTCAAATGGAGAAGCGCTTTAGAAAGGTTGAGAAGAATTCCTCACAGCCAAATTCAGGATAAACTTAGAGTAAGTTATGATGGCCTGAGCAGTGACAAAGAGAAGGATATGTTCCTTGATATAGCTTGTTTCTTTATCGGAATGAACAAATACTATGTTGTTCAAATTTTAGATGGCTGTGGCTTCTTTGCAGAAAGTGGAATAAGCCTTCTTATGCAGCGGTGCCTTGTGACAGTTAATGAGGATAACAAGTTAGTGATGCATGATTTGCTTCGAGATATGGGGAGAGATATTGTTCGTGAATCATCACCGAAGGACCCTGGAAGACGTACCCGATTGTGGCTTCATGAAGAAGTTTTTGGCGTCTTGGTTAAACACAGC TTAGATACAAAAGCATTTTCCATGATGCAGAGACTAAGACTGCTTCGACTGACTGATGTACAATTCAGTGGAGGCTGTGAGAATTTTTCCAACGAGTTGAGATGGCTCTGTTGGCGTGGGTTTCCGTGGAAGTTCATTCCAAACAACTTTTATCTGGAAAACCTTGTTGCAATGGACATGCGCTACAGCAATTTAAGGCGAGTTTGGAATGATTGCAAG TTTCTCGGGAAGTTGAAGTTCCTCAATATGAGTCACTCACAGTTCCTCACGCATACACCTGACTTCTCAAAACTCCCCAATCTCGAGATGTTAATACTAAAAGACTGCAAAAGTTTGGTCAAGATTCACCAAGCCATTGGACAACTTGATAAACTTGTGCTAGTAAACTTGAAGGATTGCAAGCAACTTAAGAATCTTCCGGGAAGCTTCTCTAAGCTGAAGTCCCTGCAAACTCTCATTCTTTCTGGCTGCTCAAGGTTTAACAAATTGCCTGAAGACTTGGGGGACTTAGAATCATTGATATCCCTTATTGCAGATGACACTGCTATAGCACAAGTACCACTTTCCATAGTAAGATTGAAGAACCTCCAAAAATTATCTCTTCGTGGCTGTAAGGAATCTCCAATTAATTcattgttttctctcttgtGGTCTTGTGCTTCATCAAGAAAAAATCCTACCCCCACCAACCTCTTGCCTGCTTCATTGCATGGCCTAAGCTCGCTAAGAGAATTGTCACTCGTAGACTGTAATCTATCGAATGACGCACTCCCAAAAGATATCGGGACTCTTCCCTTCCTTGAGCATTTGAATTTGGGAAGCAATTGTTTTCAGTATCTACCGGACAGCCTTAGTGGCCTTGCTAATCTTAAAACCTTGGTTCTATACAATTGCGATAGGCTTGAGTCAATTCCTGATGTACCAGCAGGTTTGACAACTTTGTATGCAACACAGTGCACGTCATTGGAAAGAACACAATACCTGTCGAAATGCTCAAGTTTGTCCTTGCTGAATCTTTCTTACTGCGACAACCTCGTCGAGCCTCCATTCCAGGATCAGTTGAAGTGTCTTTCATTCGTTTACATGGAAGAGTGCAATACTTTTAAGGAGAGCGTCCGACAGGTCctgtctctccacatatttatACGTTTGTATCTACTTTTTGAACATGTTTCATGcttgtacctttttttttgttttgttaccAAG ATTCCCAAATTCGTTGATAAATCGAAAGGTTTCACTGTTTGCGCTGTTTATTCATCTAATCTAGACAATATGGTGTCTCCTGGTGGGTATCTGACACTTTTTAATCATACCAAATGTGTCCGAAAAGGGGAGAATATTGCATTTGCTGGTCATAGCGTCTCTGTAGATCACCTGTGGCAACGCCGTTGTTCAAGTCAGtggttggatttggatttggattgtGAGGATGAAGTGGAGGTTTTCCTACATGTGAGTGACAAATTTACCATAAAGAAGATTGGTGTCGGCTTAGCATATGAGAAGGACGTGATTATTACTGACAATGAAGATGAAGTAAACGACGATGCAGGTGCAGGTGCAGGTGTTACGGACAAGAGAAGGCgcgatggggatggggatggggatggggatgaaGCTGGACCTAGCCATGGCTGGTCTAAAAGGTTAAAGTATGAAGCTAATGTTGGAAATGAGCAGCATTGA
- the LOC120013245 gene encoding uncharacterized protein LOC120013245 yields MVRRDAHRRLLTPPPQVDASDTVALFTRRSKPSQPRKSIPNDGSLSRSFELGSKSRSCTHCGGTGHTKARCYELIGYPDWWDPAKAPTKRTTQPSPAKAHHVSTEPTEPAIPTPAEFTANLATTDNDGHSHSEDNWLWY; encoded by the exons ATGGTTCGTCGTGATGCTCACCGCCGCTTGCTCACTCCTCCACCACAGGTGGACGCTTCCGACACTGTTGCTTTGTTCACTCGGCGCTCTAAACCTTCACAGCCCAGAAAATCTATCCCAAATGATGGTTCCTTATCCCGCAGTTTTGAGCTTGGTAGTAAATCCAGGTCTTGCACCCACTGTGGTGGAACTGGTCATACCAAAGCTAGATGTTATGAGCTGATTGGTTATCCTGACTGGTGGGATCCAGCCAAAGCTCCTACCAAGCGCACGACTCAACCATCTCCGGCTAAGGCACACCATGTCTCAACAGAACCTACAGAACCTGCTATTCCAACCCCTGCCGAGTTTACTGCAAATCTTGCCACTACAGATAATGATG GACATTCGCACTCGGAAGACAATTGGTTATGGTACTAG